GCGACTTCCTTCTTTCTGTATCCGGTAGAGAAGAGCTCTCCTCCCTGTTATCTACCGCATTAAATCTACCGGCTATTCGCAATCAGGCCAAAGGCACGCGTTTGGAACGGGTGCACTATGACTGGATAGCTGCGGGAGAGGCGACACAACAAACGGTGGCGTCCCTCTCCCAGCAGTTGCGCCGATTCTTGGATGACCAGGCGCTGCTCGAGAACCGCCGCATCATGGATATCTTGCGCAGGATTGAGGGCCACGCCCTCGCGGTGCGGGACTGCCCTCCCGCCGAAGCCGTAGCCTACATGGACGAGATGAGCTGTGACATCGAGCTCCCTATAGACAGACCATTGTTTCGTCCGCCGGTCCGCTTGTCGATTGCCGACGTCACTCCTGAAGCTGGGCAAGCCGACCGCGACCCAGACGCGTTATATTCGCAGGTCGTTGTTGACCGGACCAGCCTGGCTAGCCACATCTCGTCCACAGTGATGGAACATGGACCGGTGACGTTACGGGAACTCACAGAGCTTCAACCCCTCAAGCATGGCCTCGCCGAACTGGTCGCTTACCTCGATCTAGGCTCTTCGCGTTTTGAGATGGAACTTCTGGAGTTCATGAAGGACAGCATTATCTGGCACACAAGAGAAGCTGAAGAGGAGATCGAGCGTCACGCGAATATGCAACGAATCCTCTTCAAGGAGAAGGCGAGTGAGTGAAGTGAAACAACAGGACTGGGTAGGCAGTCCCAGTCCAGGGCTGACGTCTTTATTAATCACACTTTTGAAGGGCGTCCTGTACCGCGATCAAGAATCCATGCTTTGGAGCGCACTCCTCAATTTCCGATCGCAGGCGTCTGACTATGTAGGCCAGCTGGGGCTGGATCTGCTCCTTGATGAGGCGGAAGGCTATGCGTTCCTTCGCAGCAGGGCGGTCACGCCTGGTGAGGAGGAGAAAATCCCTCGCCTCATTGCACGTCGCCCTCTCTCATTTTATGACAGTCTTCTTCTCGCATTGCTGCGAAAGAAATTGGCCGAATTCGATGCCGTAGGTATCGAAAGCCGCCTCGTGCTCAAGCTGGACGAAATCCTGGATTTGATCCAGCTTTTTCTGCCCGAGCGGAGTGATGAAATAAGGCTTCACCAACGGGTAGAACAAAGTGCCCAGCGGCTGCAGGAGATGGGTTTCATGCGTAAGCTAAACTCCAGCAGCGAGCCTCCGACTTTCGAAGTACGTCGTGTTATCAAGGCATTTGTAGACGCGCAATGGCTGAGTGGTTTGGAAGATTCTCTTGCAAGCTACAGAGCCCATGCCATAGGACCGCAGACTAACTAAAGGATTCAGAGATCAAATGGAAACAGTCGAGCAATCCATTCCATTTAGCGATTCGCCTTCCTCCACGGTGCCGCGCCTTGGATATCGGCTGCAACATTTGGAAGTGCTGAACTGGGGCACGTTTGACCGGAAGGTCTGGACTCTGAAGCTCAACGGCAACAACACGTTGCTGACCGGCGACATTGGCTCCGGGAAGTCTACCCTTGTCGACGCCGTTACGACACTGTTGCTGCCATCGAACCGCATAGCCTACAACAAAGCTGCCGGTGCAGAGAACAAGGAGCGCTCCCTTCGGACGTACGTGCTAGGGCACTATAAGTCGGAGCGCAGCGAAGAGACAGGCACTGCAAAACCAGTCGCACTGCGGAAGCATGGGAACTATTCGGTGATCCTGGGCGTGTTTCGCAATGAGGGCTATGACGAAACCACCACACTTGCTCAAGTATTGTGGTTCAAGGACGCGCAATCACAGCCTGAACGGTTCTATGTCACCGCCGAACGCGAGCTTTCAATCGCAGGCGAGTTTGGAAACATTGGCCCGGATATGAGCCAGTTGCGTAAGAGGCTTCGCGGATTAGCTGGGGTAGAGATATATGACACGTTTGCGGCGTATTCCGCCTCGTTTCGTCGGCGATTCCATGTTTCCAGCGATCAGGCGTGGGAACTGTTCCATCAAACCGTATCAATGAAATCTGTTGGAAATCTGACAGATTTCGTGCGGGAGCATATGCTACAGGCGCCCGAGGTCGCCGAACGGATCGCAGACCTGCTGGCGAATTTCGAAGATCTCACTCGGGCACATGCCGCCGTCGAAAAGGCGAAAGCGCAGGTTGATATGCTCGTGCCGCTAGTAGCGGATTGTGATCTGTATGAAGAGCAAACAGCGGAACTGCGAATCCTAAAGGATTGTCGGGAGAATCTTAAGGCCTACTTTGCTCAGAGCAAGATTCAACTGCTTGACCAAAGACTGGAGCACCTGGCCCGTGAACTCGAGAAGTTGGCGGCGCGGAAGGAGAGGCGGCTGGAGCAGAAGGCGAGGGAGCTGGAACATGTGCAGCGCTTGAAGCAGGCTGTATCGGAGGAAGGAGGAGATCGACTTGAGCAAATCGATGTCGAACTTCGCGTCCAGGAAGTTGAGCGCTCCAAAAGGCAGAGAAGAGCGGACGGTTACGCGGAGAAGATTCTTAGCCTGGGCGGCATAATACCGGCGGACGAAGCAGGATTTGAAGAGCAACAGGGCCAGCTCTCTGCGATGCGAGAACGGGCCATCGAAGAGGAAGCTCGCCTGCAGAACGAGTGGGTTGAACTCCAAATGGTTTTTCGAAAGGAATACGAGGAGCACCAGCACCTCAGCGAGGAGATCGCGAGTCTGCGCCTTCGGCCTAGTAATATTCCCGGGTTCTACGTCCAGATCCGAGCACGACTTGCCGATGCCCTCGGTGTTCCTCCGGACGATTTACCTTTCGCAGGAGAACTCCTGCAGGTGCGCTCAGGTGAAGAGCAATGGGAAGGCGCTCTGGAGCGTGTGCTCAATGGACTCGCTCTTTCACTGCTGGTCTCAGAAGAAAACTACGGATGTGTTTCGCAATGGGTAAACGACAACCACCTCAACGGCCGGCTAGTGTATCTTCGAACGCTTTCTGGTTGGCAGGTAAAGCGGACGGAAGCTCTGCAGCCGAACTCCTCGGTGAACAAGGTGTTGGTAAAGGCAAATACGAAATTCACCGCATGGCTGCAAACGAGATTGCGTGACAGGCATGATTACGCTTGTTGCGTAAGCCAGGATGAGTTCGTGCGGACTTCTCGCGGGATCTCTTTGACCGGACAAATCAAGGAGGACGGCACGCGTCATATAAAAGACGATCGTTTCCGTCTGGACGATAGAAGCCGGTATGTACTCGGCTGGAGCAATGAAGCGAAGATTGGGGCTTTGGAGTCCAGGAAGGAAAGGTTGGAAAAACAGCTCCAGGACATCGGCCAGGAACTTTCAATCCTGGAATCTCGCCGCCGTACTGAGGGGCAAAAGAAGGAAGCCGTCGCCGCTTTGCGAGAGTTCAGGAGCTTTTCCGATCTTGATTGGCAGAGCTGCGAGCGGACGATTGGGCGGCTTAGAGACGAGAGGCTACGGCTCGAAAGTGCTAGCGATAAACTAGTAGAACTCCGAGGTCAGCTCTCTGATGCGGAGGCAATGCTGGAGGCCACAGGAGATGCTCTCCTGCTTTTTGAGCGCGAAATCGGTAAAGCAGAAACAAAGCGCGATTCTGCTCAAGGCCTCAAGGCACAGGCCGAGTTACTGCTAGTTCAGATTGACGATGCACTGCGAGAACGTATCGAGAAAGTAATCGACGAGGTCATCGAAGATACGGCCTTAAGCGTCGAATCGTGCGACGGTCACGAGCACACGGTCCGAAATGAATTTCAGCGCCGTATGGACGCTGAAGCAAAACATCAGGGCAGACTCAAAGACCGCATCCTGCTTGCGATGGAAAAGTTCAAGAGTGCATACAAGCTGGAGACGAATGACTTCGACGCCAACGTGGAGGCGCAAAGCGAATATCGCAAGTTCCTCGAACAGTTGCGATTCCACGATTTACCGAAATTCGAAGAACGATTTCGGTTGGAACTCCGGACGAACTCCATCCGGCGGATTGCACTGTTCCACGCAAAGCTCCACGAAGAAGCTGAAGAGATCAGGACCCGTATCAAGCTTATCAACGATTCGCTCGTCGAGATCGAATACAACCGCGGCCGTTATATCGAACTGATCCAACAACCTACGTTCCATCCAGAAGTGCGTCAATTTCGAGACGACCTTCGGGCCTGCATAGACAATGAGATGCATGGTTCCACCGACGACCAGTATGCTGAAGCAAAATTCGAGCAGGTGAAGCGCATCCTGGACCGCCTACGGGGACGTCCCGAAACCGCTGAGCCCGATCGCCGGTGGAAGGACATGGTGACTGACGTTCGCAATTGGTTTCAGTTTTCCGCGAGCGAGAAATGGCTTGAGGATGATCGTGAGTTCGATCATTTTTCTGACTCGAGTGGCAAATCAGGTGGTCAGAAGGAAAAGTTGGCGTATACAGTCCTAGCCGCTAGTGTCGCCTATCAGTTCGGCCTGGAATGGGTCGAAGACCTCTCTCGCTCCTTTCGCTTTGTAGTAATTGACGAGGCGTTCGGTCGCGGATCGGATGAATCGGCAGAATTCGGACTCAAGCTGTTCGGCAAGTTAAACTTGCAGTTGATGATCGTTACGCCCTTGCAGAAAACGCATGTCATCGAACCATATATATCGAGTGTCGCGTTTGTGGAGAACCGGAGCGGCAAGTCGTCGACCGTGCTCAACCTATCTATCGAGGAACATCGCAGACAGAAAGCCGCACGTCTTTCATGAGCTGGACGTCAGCAGAGGAGGTCCGCAAAAAGATTGAACGTCGCTGGAAACGCGGCGAGATCCTTCGTGCTCTCATAGGCTTGGAGAGTCCCTTCCCCCTGCGCCTCAGCTTGAGCGTGCCGTCGCCTCGAGAAATGGCTCTGGAATTTGGTCGAGCTCAAGAATGGATCACTTCTCTGCGGGCTCTAAGCGGCACTCGACTGGAGTGGCGCTCAATGCGCAGTCAGATTTTGGGACAACAGGAGATTCCGGCGGCCGTCTGGATTGACCGGGCGGAGGAAGCCGTTTTGTTCCTGGAGGTGCAGGACGATGCGAAATGCTTCCGCGCACTACAAGCCGCCACGACAGCACTTGTTCCGGAGGTTTTGCCTTGGCTTGGAGCGAACCCTTTCCAGGTGTTGGCACTCAACGCTGATTGGGGACTGATTCTGCAAGTTGTGGCATGGATGAAGACACGTTCGGCACAGAAAATCTATACAAGGCAAATCGATCTTCCTGGGGTCGATACGAAATTTGTCGAACTTCACGCCGGAGTGCTGGCAGAGCTATTCGAATTAGTTACAGATCATTCCATGGAGGGGATGCCAAATGAGTCAACCGACTTCCATGCAAGATTCGGATTTCTGCGTGAGCTACCCCGCGTCCGTTTTCGCGTTTTGGATCCAGAAATTCGTTTCGCGCTTCTTCCTAATAAACCTGATGTCGAGCTAGATGCGGAAAGCTTCGCAGCCTTGCGACTACCGCTTAAACGCGTCTTCGTCACCGAAAACAAAACGAACTTCCTCGCCTTTCCGGAATTCGAAGACTCCATCGTTGTGTTTGGATCTGGTTATGGGATGAGAGCGTTTGGACTCGCGCAATGGGTTCATCAACTGCCGTTGTACTACTGGGGTGATATCGATACACACGGTTTCGCTATTCTCAATGAATTGAGAACTGTGTTCCCGCATGCTCAATCTTTCCTGATGGATCGTGAGACTCTATTCAATCACCAAAATTCATGGACCACTGAGCTCACGCCGGTCAAGCACTCGCTGAAGCTTCTGAACCCGGACGAGATGGCACTATTCATGGAATTACAATCAGGCATTCCACGCGAGGGAATTCGCTTGGAGCAAGAGAAAGTGCCCTTTTCGCGGTTGAAGAGCATTTTGGATTACCTACGCGAGAACGAAATGTTTGCGACAATCCGCACTTCCTGATGCAGCGTTGGTGCACCTACATCTGCGGCTGCACAACGAAATTTGCTGACCATATCGAACTGAGCAGTGTGGACGTGAAAATCTACGGTCGAAGCTACTCCTGGCTGCTAGCTCATTCGTCGTTCATTGGGTGCGCGACAAACTGAATAGTCACGCTTGTTCAGCCAACGGGAGCGAGATGCATTCCTGCGCCGTCAGGGCGGGCACGCAAATTCCTGTGGTCGAAGCCTTCCGACTTAATGGCTATGGGTAGAACGGCTGTATGCGTTTGATCGGGCATAGAATGTGTCCCAAAAGGGACGAACATGGTTTCGAGAGATGAGCTGTACGAACTCGTTTGGTCAACTCCGATGGTGTTTTCAGACGCCATGATTTGGTTACATCGGCGCTCACATCTGCTACTGTTCTAGCGATCCTTCAAAATGGCAACTGATTTGTTACCAATCCGAGCTTACTGGGCGCGGCCAACTGCGATTACGAGCGCGGACCAACCGCTTGCCCCAATCCTTGGAATGCTCCGCTACCTACGCAGCAACCAGTGGATGGTGCTCTATAGAGAGCGGGGCAGTGAGATTACTGGCTACTTCCCGTTGAAGAAGGCCGAAATCCAAGAAAGAACAAGAGGGGCAAACCCAATCCTCCTCGCGTCAGAGCTGCTCGAATTACCGCGCGAAGGCGCAGCACCGGTAGAACGGCGGACTTCGAATTTGGAGCCACAACGAGGTCCGTTTCCAGAACGACAGCGGCCCGTACTGCTTGATGAAAGCGGGGCGGTGATTGGGATTGGTGTTGCGAGGCACGATATTACCCGAACTGCTCGGAGAGCTCTTCGTCACGTGGACGAGGAGTGGCCGGAGATTAGGTATCACGCAGAACGAATGTTG
The genomic region above belongs to Acidobacteriaceae bacterium and contains:
- a CDS encoding DUF4194 domain-containing protein; amino-acid sequence: MSEVKQQDWVGSPSPGLTSLLITLLKGVLYRDQESMLWSALLNFRSQASDYVGQLGLDLLLDEAEGYAFLRSRAVTPGEEEKIPRLIARRPLSFYDSLLLALLRKKLAEFDAVGIESRLVLKLDEILDLIQLFLPERSDEIRLHQRVEQSAQRLQEMGFMRKLNSSSEPPTFEVRRVIKAFVDAQWLSGLEDSLASYRAHAIGPQTN
- a CDS encoding ATP-binding protein — translated: METVEQSIPFSDSPSSTVPRLGYRLQHLEVLNWGTFDRKVWTLKLNGNNTLLTGDIGSGKSTLVDAVTTLLLPSNRIAYNKAAGAENKERSLRTYVLGHYKSERSEETGTAKPVALRKHGNYSVILGVFRNEGYDETTTLAQVLWFKDAQSQPERFYVTAERELSIAGEFGNIGPDMSQLRKRLRGLAGVEIYDTFAAYSASFRRRFHVSSDQAWELFHQTVSMKSVGNLTDFVREHMLQAPEVAERIADLLANFEDLTRAHAAVEKAKAQVDMLVPLVADCDLYEEQTAELRILKDCRENLKAYFAQSKIQLLDQRLEHLARELEKLAARKERRLEQKARELEHVQRLKQAVSEEGGDRLEQIDVELRVQEVERSKRQRRADGYAEKILSLGGIIPADEAGFEEQQGQLSAMRERAIEEEARLQNEWVELQMVFRKEYEEHQHLSEEIASLRLRPSNIPGFYVQIRARLADALGVPPDDLPFAGELLQVRSGEEQWEGALERVLNGLALSLLVSEENYGCVSQWVNDNHLNGRLVYLRTLSGWQVKRTEALQPNSSVNKVLVKANTKFTAWLQTRLRDRHDYACCVSQDEFVRTSRGISLTGQIKEDGTRHIKDDRFRLDDRSRYVLGWSNEAKIGALESRKERLEKQLQDIGQELSILESRRRTEGQKKEAVAALREFRSFSDLDWQSCERTIGRLRDERLRLESASDKLVELRGQLSDAEAMLEATGDALLLFEREIGKAETKRDSAQGLKAQAELLLVQIDDALRERIEKVIDEVIEDTALSVESCDGHEHTVRNEFQRRMDAEAKHQGRLKDRILLAMEKFKSAYKLETNDFDANVEAQSEYRKFLEQLRFHDLPKFEERFRLELRTNSIRRIALFHAKLHEEAEEIRTRIKLINDSLVEIEYNRGRYIELIQQPTFHPEVRQFRDDLRACIDNEMHGSTDDQYAEAKFEQVKRILDRLRGRPETAEPDRRWKDMVTDVRNWFQFSASEKWLEDDREFDHFSDSSGKSGGQKEKLAYTVLAASVAYQFGLEWVEDLSRSFRFVVIDEAFGRGSDESAEFGLKLFGKLNLQLMIVTPLQKTHVIEPYISSVAFVENRSGKSSTVLNLSIEEHRRQKAARLS
- a CDS encoding Wadjet anti-phage system protein JetD domain-containing protein; its protein translation is MSWTSAEEVRKKIERRWKRGEILRALIGLESPFPLRLSLSVPSPREMALEFGRAQEWITSLRALSGTRLEWRSMRSQILGQQEIPAAVWIDRAEEAVLFLEVQDDAKCFRALQAATTALVPEVLPWLGANPFQVLALNADWGLILQVVAWMKTRSAQKIYTRQIDLPGVDTKFVELHAGVLAELFELVTDHSMEGMPNESTDFHARFGFLRELPRVRFRVLDPEIRFALLPNKPDVELDAESFAALRLPLKRVFVTENKTNFLAFPEFEDSIVVFGSGYGMRAFGLAQWVHQLPLYYWGDIDTHGFAILNELRTVFPHAQSFLMDRETLFNHQNSWTTELTPVKHSLKLLNPDEMALFMELQSGIPREGIRLEQEKVPFSRLKSILDYLRENEMFATIRTS